Sequence from the Bacteroidales bacterium genome:
GTGATAAACCATCAGAGTTCCGTCATTTTGGCGATATGCCACACACCACTTGCTGACCTTAAAATTCCTTACCTGCAAATGCTCCAGTTGCCTGAAATTGCCGTTATCAAAAACATGAAAATGTTTTCTGAAATCCGTATAAGCCGCTAAGCCCTGTGAAAAAACCTCAGTGAATGATATAACAATAAGGCCGGGCAGAAGAAGGGGAACGAATAATCTTTTCAATAACATATCTCAGCATATATAAAACAGGGATTAACAATCCTTATTCGATCAATTCAAAAATCTCTTCAAGGGGTTTCTTTTCTTTGGGTTTAACGTCTCTGTCAGGCACCCCGACTGCGACAAAGGCCATCAGATGATAGGGATCAGTGATGCCGATCAATTCCTCCAGGGCCTCTTTGGCCATCATGGGAGCACTGAGCCAGCAGGCGCCATAACCCATATCCACTGCGGCAAGCAGAATATTCTCAACGGCTGCCCCGGCACTCTGAATATCCGGATAATTCCTGAGTATATTGATATCCTGATGGCTCATCTGTACCCCTTGTTCCAGTACCGATTCATAGTCTTCCATAGAAAAGGCAATAACAGCAGGAGCATTCTCGAAGAAAGTGGAAAAAAATTCAACCTGGCTTTTGATGTTTTCCGAAGCGATGGATTCATTCTCCGGAATCTCCTCAATCTTCTTCTTCACCTGTTCAGCCATTCTGCCAAGAAGGTTATGATTGGTAAT
This genomic interval carries:
- a CDS encoding nitroreductase family protein, translated to MELQKAIEKRTSVRSFKDTPVPVEDLKHLVKMGGFAPSVNNYQPWKFYAITNHNLLGRMAEQVKKKIEEIPENESIASENIKSQVEFFSTFFENAPAVIAFSMEDYESVLEQGVQMSHQDINILRNYPDIQSAGAAVENILLAAVDMGYGACWLSAPMMAKEALEELIGITDPYHLMAFVAVGVPDRDVKPKEKKPLEEIFELIE